In a genomic window of Zingiber officinale cultivar Zhangliang chromosome 9B, Zo_v1.1, whole genome shotgun sequence:
- the LOC122024999 gene encoding probable ubiquitin conjugation factor E4 isoform X6 translates to MAAKTQRSLQDIIDIILRKIFLVVLQQPSKNDPNIVFLTLTAAKILSEGRTLVLSCTMMDRVLIDRLSGDFPSAEPPFRYLVGCYRRACDELKRVVLVKNASFRSEIVFAIKQARKLVILYCRLYVGNPNMFKTSGHVSGASYLMSMIFAKVSTHMDEFGDEFGDDTFDSPPGFINEFFRDGDDGNLELVVQDLFEKLRQSVDGISPLGNFQQPMRALLWLIEYPNNAKILVNHPRWIPKKTNLPIGEGRMIEIESILGAFLRVSALPDSKEFKSTPDVGQQCFSEASNRRSVDLSSLTTIKKAMNILYDGLVAVFHKLLNNQDTQERVLEYLAEVIKKNSARSCMQVDPLSFASYGMLVNLSSVMLRLCQPLLDGAAKWREQIDHRYLFHNTRLDFRQLATMHASSEEVSAWLEEENSSKDTHELEAQEGTSSGTRKEYSLTCECFFITTRVLNLGLMKAISEFEHLFEKLRSYEEDLSILKAMREQGASPLLDANIKHLKKEIDILTQSKSCYEVQIFQDYTLLGQASTFYKLVIIWLVDFVGGFKIPLPSTCPMKFASIPEHFVDDAMNFLEITFGVPEVSEGVVLDFLNFIIMFMANDTYVKNPCLRAKMVEVLNHWIKKKGATLFERHPLSLDYLVSNLLKVDVAHIQLSDKFTIRKNIYELLEYLWNIPSRLNAWKQIAREEKGMYLNFLNLLINDSMYLLDECLNKNISQLKKIKVEMANSAEWEQRSVEERVEIMRLFHSQENIVRSNMKLANGNVGMLAFTSEQIPAPFLLPEMVERVAIVLNYFLLQLTGSQWRFLDIKDPEKYEFRPRQLLKQITKIYVHIARGDKEMNVFPAAISKDGQSYNEKLLTSQLFKYVADNLWKIHENRNIIQEFVELGLKVKSAVYEALNEASNAEAILGEIPDEFLDPILHTLMRDPVILPSSRMSVDRPVIQSHLLNGNNDPFTRCHLTQDMLIPNTELKQRIEDFIISQRKRK, encoded by the exons ATGGCGGCGAAAACCCAGCGATCTCTACAGGATATCATTGACATCATCCTCCGGAAGATCTTTCTCGTCGTCCTCCAACAACCCTCCAAGAATGACCCTAATATCGTTTTTTTAACGCTCACGGCAGCCAAGATCCTCAGTGAAGGCAGAACTCTTGTCCTTTCCTGCACTATGATGGACAGGGTTCTCATCGATCGGCTATCTGGTGATTTCCCCTCCGCAGAGCCTCCCTTCCGCTATTTAGTTGGCTGCTACCGCCGTGCCTGTGATGAGTTGAAAAGGGTTGTCTTAGTGAAGAACGCCTCCTTTAGATCGGAAATTGTGTTTGCAATCAAACAAGCGCGGAAATTAGTCATCTTGTATTGTAGGTTATATGTGGGGAATCCAAATATGTTCAAGACCTCTGGGCATGTTTCAGGGGCGTCTTATTTGATGTCGATGATCTTCGCAAAGGTCTCAACCCATATGGATGAGTTTGGAGATGAGTTCGGAGATGATACTTTCGACAGCCCTCCAGGTTTTATTAATGAGTTCTTCAGGGATGGCGATGATGGCAATTTGGAACTTGTTGTGCAGGATTTGTTTGAAAAACTGAGGCAGAGTGTGGACGGAATATCACCATTAGGAAACTTTCAGCAGCCGATGAGAGCACTGCTGTGGTTAATTGAATACCCTAACAATGCCAAAATTTTGGTGAATCACCCAAGGTGGATACCTAAGAAGACTAACTTGCCGATTGGTGAAGGAAGGATGATTGAGATTGAAAGCATTTTAGGAGCCTTTCTCCGTGTTAGTGCATTGCCTGATTCTAAGGAATTTAAGAGTACACCAGATGTCGG ACAACAATGTTTCTCAGAAGCGTCTAATCGTCGGTCGGTTGATTTATCATCCCTTACAACAATTAAGAAAGCTATGAATATTTTGTACGATGGCCTCGTTGCGGTGTTTCACAAATTACTTAATAATCAAGATACGCAAGAAAGAGTTTTAGAATATCTTGCAGAagttatcaagaaaaattcaGCAAGGTCGTGCATGCAG gtTGATCCATTATCATTTGCAAGTTATGGCATGCTTGTGAATCTTAGTTCGGTGATGCTTCGCCTTTGTCAACCTTTGTTAGATGGTGCTGCAAAATGGAGAGAACAAATTGATCATAGATATTTATTTCATAATACTCGTTTAGATTTCAG ACAATTGGCAACCATGCACGCATCGTCTGAAGAAGTCTCGGCATGGTTAGAGGAGGAAAATTCCTCAAAGGATACTCATGAGTTGGAGGCTCAAGAAGGCACGAGTAGTGGTACAAGAAAGGAGTATTCTTTAACTTGTGAATGCTTCTTTATAACTACAAGAGTACTTAACTTGGGATTGATGAAAGCAATATCGGAATTTGAACATCTTTTTGAG AAACTGAGAAGTTATGAAGAAGACCTGTCTATCCTCAAAGCCATGAGGGAACAAGGAGCTTCTCCACTACTGGATGCAAATATAAAACATCTGAAGAAAGAAATTGATATATTGACACAATCCAAGTCATGTTATGAAGTTCAAATTTTTCAA GATTATACACTGCTAGGACAGGCATCGACCTTCTACAAATTGGTTATTATCTGGTTGGTGGATTTTGTTGGTGGGTTTAAAATACCTCTGCCATCAACATGCCCTATGaaatttgcatctattccagaacaTTTTGTCGATGATGCTATGAACTTTCTGGAGATAACTTTTGGAGTGCCAGAGGTTTCTGAAGGGGTTGTCTTG GATTTCTTGAATTTCATAATTATGTTCATGGCGAACGATACTTATGTTAAGAACCCATGTCTGAGAGCTAAAATGGTTGAAGTACTAAATCAttggataaaaaaaaaagg TGCTACTCTTTTTGAAAGACACCCGTTGTCCCTTGACTATTTAGTTAGCAATCTTCTTAAAGTTGATGTGGCACATATACAG TTATCTGATAAATTCACTATTCGTAAAAATATATATGAACTTTTAGAGTATTTGTGGAATATTCCTAGCCGTCTCAATGCATGGAAACAG ATTGCTAGGGAGGAGAAGGGAATGTATCTGAATTTTTTGAATTTGCTTATCAATGATAGCATGTATCTTCTTGATGAGtgcttaaacaaaaatatcagtcaactaaaaaaaataaaagtcgaAATGGCAAATTCTGCAGAATGGGAACAGAGATCTGTAGAGGAGAGGGTAGAGATAATGAGACTTTTTCATTCACAAGAAAAT ATTGTCAGATCTAATATGAAGTTGGCAAATGGGAATGTTGGTATGCTTGCATTCACATCTGAACAAATTCCTGCACCCTTCCTGCTTCCAGAAATG GTTGAAAGGGTAGCTATCGTGCTAAATTATTTTCTCTTGCAACTTACTGGTTCTCAATGGAGGTTTCTCGATATAAAAGATCCTGAAAAATATGAATTTAGACCCAGACAATTGCTAAAACAA ATTACCAAGATTTATGTTCATATTGCAAGAGGTGACAAAGAGATGAATGTGTTCCCTGCTGCAATCTCGAAGGATGGACAGTCATACAATGAGAAG CTGCTTACATCACAGCTATTTAAATATGTTGCTGATAATCTCTGGAAGATTCATGAAAATCGTAACATAATCCAGGAGTTTGTTGAGCTTGGTCTCAAAGTAAAATCAGCAGTTTATGAAGCATTGAATGAAGCATCGAATGCTGAGGCCATTCTTGGAGAGAtaccagatgaatttcttgatcCGATTCTG CATACTTTGATGAGAGATCCTGTCATTCTACCTTCATCAAGAATGTCGGTGGACCGGCCAGTTATCCAAAGCCACTTGCTGAATGGCAAT AACGATCCATTCACCCGTTGTCATCTGACTCAAGACATGCTAATACCAAACACAGAGCTGAAACAAAGAATTGAAGACTTCATCATATCTCAGAGGAAACGGAAATGA
- the LOC122024999 gene encoding probable ubiquitin conjugation factor E4 isoform X2 has protein sequence MAAKTQRSLQDIIDIILRKIFLVVLQQPSKNDPNIVFLTLTAAKILSEGRTLVLSCTMMDRVLIDRLSGDFPSAEPPFRYLVGCYRRACDELKRVVLVKNASFRSEIVFAIKQARKLVILYCRLYVGNPNMFKTSGHVSGASYLMSMIFAKVSTHMDEFGDEFGDDTFDSPPGFINEFFRDGDDGNLELVVQDLFEKLRQSVDGISPLGNFQQPMRALLWLIEYPNNAKILVNHPRWIPKKTNLPIGEGRMIEIESILGAFLRVSALPDSKEFKSTPDVGQQCFSEASNRRSVDLSSLTTIKKAMNILYDGLVAVFHKLLNNQDTQERVLEYLAEVIKKNSARSCMQVDPLSFASYGMLVNLSSVMLRLCQPLLDGAAKWREQIDHRYLFHNTRLDFRQLATMHASSEEVSAWLEEENSSKDTHELEAQEGTSSGTRKEYSLTCECFFITTRVLNLGLMKAISEFEHLFEKLRSYEEDLSILKAMREQGASPLLDANIKHLKKEIDILTQSKSCYEVQIFQDYTLLGQASTFYKLVIIWLVDFVGGFKIPLPSTCPMKFASIPEHFVDDAMNFLEITFGVPEVSEGVVLDFLNFIIMFMANDTYVKNPCLRAKMVEVLNHWIKKKGATLFERHPLSLDYLVSNLLKVDVAHIQLSDKFTIRKNIYELLEYLWNIPSRLNAWKQIAREEKGMYLNFLNLLINDSISNMKLANGNVGMLAFTSEQIPAPFLLPEMVERVAIVLNYFLLQLTGSQWRFLDIKDPEKYEFRPRQLLKQITKIYVHIARGDKEMNVFPAAISKDGQSYNEKLLTSQLFKYVADNLWKIHENRNIIQEFVELGLKVKSAVYEALNEASNAEAILGEIPDEFLDPILHTLMRDPVILPSSRMSVDRPVIQSHLLNGNTQNDPFTRCHLTQDMLIPNTELKQRIEDFIISQRKRK, from the exons ATGGCGGCGAAAACCCAGCGATCTCTACAGGATATCATTGACATCATCCTCCGGAAGATCTTTCTCGTCGTCCTCCAACAACCCTCCAAGAATGACCCTAATATCGTTTTTTTAACGCTCACGGCAGCCAAGATCCTCAGTGAAGGCAGAACTCTTGTCCTTTCCTGCACTATGATGGACAGGGTTCTCATCGATCGGCTATCTGGTGATTTCCCCTCCGCAGAGCCTCCCTTCCGCTATTTAGTTGGCTGCTACCGCCGTGCCTGTGATGAGTTGAAAAGGGTTGTCTTAGTGAAGAACGCCTCCTTTAGATCGGAAATTGTGTTTGCAATCAAACAAGCGCGGAAATTAGTCATCTTGTATTGTAGGTTATATGTGGGGAATCCAAATATGTTCAAGACCTCTGGGCATGTTTCAGGGGCGTCTTATTTGATGTCGATGATCTTCGCAAAGGTCTCAACCCATATGGATGAGTTTGGAGATGAGTTCGGAGATGATACTTTCGACAGCCCTCCAGGTTTTATTAATGAGTTCTTCAGGGATGGCGATGATGGCAATTTGGAACTTGTTGTGCAGGATTTGTTTGAAAAACTGAGGCAGAGTGTGGACGGAATATCACCATTAGGAAACTTTCAGCAGCCGATGAGAGCACTGCTGTGGTTAATTGAATACCCTAACAATGCCAAAATTTTGGTGAATCACCCAAGGTGGATACCTAAGAAGACTAACTTGCCGATTGGTGAAGGAAGGATGATTGAGATTGAAAGCATTTTAGGAGCCTTTCTCCGTGTTAGTGCATTGCCTGATTCTAAGGAATTTAAGAGTACACCAGATGTCGG ACAACAATGTTTCTCAGAAGCGTCTAATCGTCGGTCGGTTGATTTATCATCCCTTACAACAATTAAGAAAGCTATGAATATTTTGTACGATGGCCTCGTTGCGGTGTTTCACAAATTACTTAATAATCAAGATACGCAAGAAAGAGTTTTAGAATATCTTGCAGAagttatcaagaaaaattcaGCAAGGTCGTGCATGCAG gtTGATCCATTATCATTTGCAAGTTATGGCATGCTTGTGAATCTTAGTTCGGTGATGCTTCGCCTTTGTCAACCTTTGTTAGATGGTGCTGCAAAATGGAGAGAACAAATTGATCATAGATATTTATTTCATAATACTCGTTTAGATTTCAG ACAATTGGCAACCATGCACGCATCGTCTGAAGAAGTCTCGGCATGGTTAGAGGAGGAAAATTCCTCAAAGGATACTCATGAGTTGGAGGCTCAAGAAGGCACGAGTAGTGGTACAAGAAAGGAGTATTCTTTAACTTGTGAATGCTTCTTTATAACTACAAGAGTACTTAACTTGGGATTGATGAAAGCAATATCGGAATTTGAACATCTTTTTGAG AAACTGAGAAGTTATGAAGAAGACCTGTCTATCCTCAAAGCCATGAGGGAACAAGGAGCTTCTCCACTACTGGATGCAAATATAAAACATCTGAAGAAAGAAATTGATATATTGACACAATCCAAGTCATGTTATGAAGTTCAAATTTTTCAA GATTATACACTGCTAGGACAGGCATCGACCTTCTACAAATTGGTTATTATCTGGTTGGTGGATTTTGTTGGTGGGTTTAAAATACCTCTGCCATCAACATGCCCTATGaaatttgcatctattccagaacaTTTTGTCGATGATGCTATGAACTTTCTGGAGATAACTTTTGGAGTGCCAGAGGTTTCTGAAGGGGTTGTCTTG GATTTCTTGAATTTCATAATTATGTTCATGGCGAACGATACTTATGTTAAGAACCCATGTCTGAGAGCTAAAATGGTTGAAGTACTAAATCAttggataaaaaaaaaagg TGCTACTCTTTTTGAAAGACACCCGTTGTCCCTTGACTATTTAGTTAGCAATCTTCTTAAAGTTGATGTGGCACATATACAG TTATCTGATAAATTCACTATTCGTAAAAATATATATGAACTTTTAGAGTATTTGTGGAATATTCCTAGCCGTCTCAATGCATGGAAACAG ATTGCTAGGGAGGAGAAGGGAATGTATCTGAATTTTTTGAATTTGCTTATCAATGATAGCAT ATCTAATATGAAGTTGGCAAATGGGAATGTTGGTATGCTTGCATTCACATCTGAACAAATTCCTGCACCCTTCCTGCTTCCAGAAATG GTTGAAAGGGTAGCTATCGTGCTAAATTATTTTCTCTTGCAACTTACTGGTTCTCAATGGAGGTTTCTCGATATAAAAGATCCTGAAAAATATGAATTTAGACCCAGACAATTGCTAAAACAA ATTACCAAGATTTATGTTCATATTGCAAGAGGTGACAAAGAGATGAATGTGTTCCCTGCTGCAATCTCGAAGGATGGACAGTCATACAATGAGAAG CTGCTTACATCACAGCTATTTAAATATGTTGCTGATAATCTCTGGAAGATTCATGAAAATCGTAACATAATCCAGGAGTTTGTTGAGCTTGGTCTCAAAGTAAAATCAGCAGTTTATGAAGCATTGAATGAAGCATCGAATGCTGAGGCCATTCTTGGAGAGAtaccagatgaatttcttgatcCGATTCTG CATACTTTGATGAGAGATCCTGTCATTCTACCTTCATCAAGAATGTCGGTGGACCGGCCAGTTATCCAAAGCCACTTGCTGAATGGCAAT ACCCAGAACGATCCATTCACCCGTTGTCATCTGACTCAAGACATGCTAATACCAAACACAGAGCTGAAACAAAGAATTGAAGACTTCATCATATCTCAGAGGAAACGGAAATGA
- the LOC122024999 gene encoding probable ubiquitin conjugation factor E4 isoform X3 codes for MAAKTQRSLQDIIDIILRKIFLVVLQQPSKNDPNIVFLTLTAAKILSEGRTLVLSCTMMDRVLIDRLSGDFPSAEPPFRYLVGCYRRACDELKRVVLVKNASFRSEIVFAIKQARKLVILYCRLYVGNPNMFKTSGHVSGASYLMSMIFAKVSTHMDEFGDEFGDDTFDSPPGFINEFFRDGDDGNLELVVQDLFEKLRQSVDGISPLGNFQQPMRALLWLIEYPNNAKILVNHPRWIPKKTNLPIGEGRMIEIESILGAFLRVSALPDSKEFKSTPDVGQQCFSEASNRRSVDLSSLTTIKKAMNILYDGLVAVFHKLLNNQDTQERVLEYLAEVIKKNSARSCMQVDPLSFASYGMLVNLSSVMLRLCQPLLDGAAKWREQIDHRYLFHNTRLDFRQLATMHASSEEVSAWLEEENSSKDTHELEAQEGTSSGTRKEYSLTCECFFITTRVLNLGLMKAISEFEHLFEKLRSYEEDLSILKAMREQGASPLLDANIKHLKKEIDILTQSKSCYEVQIFQDYTLLGQASTFYKLVIIWLVDFVGGFKIPLPSTCPMKFASIPEHFVDDAMNFLEITFGVPEVSEGVVLDFLNFIIMFMANDTYVKNPCLRAKMVEVLNHWIKKKGATLFERHPLSLDYLVSNLLKVDVAHIQLSDKFTIRKNIYELLEYLWNIPSRLNAWKQIAREEKGISNMKLANGNVGMLAFTSEQIPAPFLLPEMVERVAIVLNYFLLQLTGSQWRFLDIKDPEKYEFRPRQLLKQITKIYVHIARGDKEMNVFPAAISKDGQSYNEKLLTSQLFKYVADNLWKIHENRNIIQEFVELGLKVKSAVYEALNEASNAEAILGEIPDEFLDPILHTLMRDPVILPSSRMSVDRPVIQSHLLNGNTQNDPFTRCHLTQDMLIPNTELKQRIEDFIISQRKRK; via the exons ATGGCGGCGAAAACCCAGCGATCTCTACAGGATATCATTGACATCATCCTCCGGAAGATCTTTCTCGTCGTCCTCCAACAACCCTCCAAGAATGACCCTAATATCGTTTTTTTAACGCTCACGGCAGCCAAGATCCTCAGTGAAGGCAGAACTCTTGTCCTTTCCTGCACTATGATGGACAGGGTTCTCATCGATCGGCTATCTGGTGATTTCCCCTCCGCAGAGCCTCCCTTCCGCTATTTAGTTGGCTGCTACCGCCGTGCCTGTGATGAGTTGAAAAGGGTTGTCTTAGTGAAGAACGCCTCCTTTAGATCGGAAATTGTGTTTGCAATCAAACAAGCGCGGAAATTAGTCATCTTGTATTGTAGGTTATATGTGGGGAATCCAAATATGTTCAAGACCTCTGGGCATGTTTCAGGGGCGTCTTATTTGATGTCGATGATCTTCGCAAAGGTCTCAACCCATATGGATGAGTTTGGAGATGAGTTCGGAGATGATACTTTCGACAGCCCTCCAGGTTTTATTAATGAGTTCTTCAGGGATGGCGATGATGGCAATTTGGAACTTGTTGTGCAGGATTTGTTTGAAAAACTGAGGCAGAGTGTGGACGGAATATCACCATTAGGAAACTTTCAGCAGCCGATGAGAGCACTGCTGTGGTTAATTGAATACCCTAACAATGCCAAAATTTTGGTGAATCACCCAAGGTGGATACCTAAGAAGACTAACTTGCCGATTGGTGAAGGAAGGATGATTGAGATTGAAAGCATTTTAGGAGCCTTTCTCCGTGTTAGTGCATTGCCTGATTCTAAGGAATTTAAGAGTACACCAGATGTCGG ACAACAATGTTTCTCAGAAGCGTCTAATCGTCGGTCGGTTGATTTATCATCCCTTACAACAATTAAGAAAGCTATGAATATTTTGTACGATGGCCTCGTTGCGGTGTTTCACAAATTACTTAATAATCAAGATACGCAAGAAAGAGTTTTAGAATATCTTGCAGAagttatcaagaaaaattcaGCAAGGTCGTGCATGCAG gtTGATCCATTATCATTTGCAAGTTATGGCATGCTTGTGAATCTTAGTTCGGTGATGCTTCGCCTTTGTCAACCTTTGTTAGATGGTGCTGCAAAATGGAGAGAACAAATTGATCATAGATATTTATTTCATAATACTCGTTTAGATTTCAG ACAATTGGCAACCATGCACGCATCGTCTGAAGAAGTCTCGGCATGGTTAGAGGAGGAAAATTCCTCAAAGGATACTCATGAGTTGGAGGCTCAAGAAGGCACGAGTAGTGGTACAAGAAAGGAGTATTCTTTAACTTGTGAATGCTTCTTTATAACTACAAGAGTACTTAACTTGGGATTGATGAAAGCAATATCGGAATTTGAACATCTTTTTGAG AAACTGAGAAGTTATGAAGAAGACCTGTCTATCCTCAAAGCCATGAGGGAACAAGGAGCTTCTCCACTACTGGATGCAAATATAAAACATCTGAAGAAAGAAATTGATATATTGACACAATCCAAGTCATGTTATGAAGTTCAAATTTTTCAA GATTATACACTGCTAGGACAGGCATCGACCTTCTACAAATTGGTTATTATCTGGTTGGTGGATTTTGTTGGTGGGTTTAAAATACCTCTGCCATCAACATGCCCTATGaaatttgcatctattccagaacaTTTTGTCGATGATGCTATGAACTTTCTGGAGATAACTTTTGGAGTGCCAGAGGTTTCTGAAGGGGTTGTCTTG GATTTCTTGAATTTCATAATTATGTTCATGGCGAACGATACTTATGTTAAGAACCCATGTCTGAGAGCTAAAATGGTTGAAGTACTAAATCAttggataaaaaaaaaagg TGCTACTCTTTTTGAAAGACACCCGTTGTCCCTTGACTATTTAGTTAGCAATCTTCTTAAAGTTGATGTGGCACATATACAG TTATCTGATAAATTCACTATTCGTAAAAATATATATGAACTTTTAGAGTATTTGTGGAATATTCCTAGCCGTCTCAATGCATGGAAACAG ATTGCTAGGGAGGAGAAGGGAAT ATCTAATATGAAGTTGGCAAATGGGAATGTTGGTATGCTTGCATTCACATCTGAACAAATTCCTGCACCCTTCCTGCTTCCAGAAATG GTTGAAAGGGTAGCTATCGTGCTAAATTATTTTCTCTTGCAACTTACTGGTTCTCAATGGAGGTTTCTCGATATAAAAGATCCTGAAAAATATGAATTTAGACCCAGACAATTGCTAAAACAA ATTACCAAGATTTATGTTCATATTGCAAGAGGTGACAAAGAGATGAATGTGTTCCCTGCTGCAATCTCGAAGGATGGACAGTCATACAATGAGAAG CTGCTTACATCACAGCTATTTAAATATGTTGCTGATAATCTCTGGAAGATTCATGAAAATCGTAACATAATCCAGGAGTTTGTTGAGCTTGGTCTCAAAGTAAAATCAGCAGTTTATGAAGCATTGAATGAAGCATCGAATGCTGAGGCCATTCTTGGAGAGAtaccagatgaatttcttgatcCGATTCTG CATACTTTGATGAGAGATCCTGTCATTCTACCTTCATCAAGAATGTCGGTGGACCGGCCAGTTATCCAAAGCCACTTGCTGAATGGCAAT ACCCAGAACGATCCATTCACCCGTTGTCATCTGACTCAAGACATGCTAATACCAAACACAGAGCTGAAACAAAGAATTGAAGACTTCATCATATCTCAGAGGAAACGGAAATGA